From Panicum hallii strain FIL2 chromosome 2, PHallii_v3.1, whole genome shotgun sequence, a single genomic window includes:
- the LOC112880737 gene encoding ATP synthase subunit d, mitochondrial-like: protein MSGNGVVKKVADAAAKAGKAIDWDGLAKMLVSEEARKEFATLRRTFEDVNHQLQTKFSQEPQPIDWEYYRKGIGSKVVDMYKEAYESIEIPKYVDTVTPQYKPKFDALLVEMKEAEKASLKESERIEKEIAEMKEMKKKISTMTADEYFAKHPELKQKFDDEIRNDYWGY, encoded by the exons ATGAGCGGGAACGGCGTGGTGAAGAAGGTGGCGGACGCCGCGGCGAAGGCCGGCAAGGCGATCGACTGGGACGGCCTGGCCAAGATGCTCGTCTCCGAGGAGGCCCGCAAGGAGTTCGCCACCCTCCGCCGCACCTTCGAGGACGTCAACCACCAGCTCCAGACCAAGttctcgcag GAACCCCAGCCAATTGACTGGGAGTACTACAGAAAAGGAATCGGATCAAAGGTTGTCGATATGTACAAGGAGGCTTACGAAA GCATAGAGATCCCCAAGTATGTTGACACTGTCACTCCTCAGTACAAGCCAAAGTTTGATGCTCTG TTGGTAGAAATGAAGGAAGCGGAAAAGGCATCACTGAAGGAATCAGAGAGGATAGAGAAGGAGATTGCTGAAATGAAGGAGATGAAG aaaaagaTCAGCACGATGACCGCAGACGAGTACTTTGCGAAGCACCCTGAACTCAAACAGAAATTTGATGATGAGATCCGCAATGATTACTGGGGATACTAA
- the LOC112881507 gene encoding uncharacterized protein LOC112881507 isoform X2: protein MEAAQGGSAVSSSEKVDFLKLQNGSDIRGVAVAGVEGEPVNLTEPATEAIAAAFAAWLLNKKEADGLRRLRISVGHDSRISAHKLQNAVTHGITAAGHDILQFGLASTPAMFNSTLTEDERNHLPVDGAIMITASHLPYNRNGLKFFTSDGGLNKADIKDILERASKIYEESAHGKQQEREDASRGVVNSVDYMSIYASDLVQAVRKSAGDKEKPLEGLHIVVDAGNGAGGFFVDKVLKPLGAVTTGSQFLEPDGLFPNHIPNPEDKTAMKAITQAVLDNKADLGIIFDTDVDRSAAVDSSGRELNRNRLIALMAAIVIEEHPGTTVVTDSVTSDGLTVFIENKLGGKHHRFKRGYKNVIDEAIRLNSISEESHLAMETSGHGALKENHWLDDGAYLMVKLLNKLAAARTLDSSIGSKVLTDLVEGLEEAAVTVEIRLKIDQNHADLKGGSFRDYGEAVLRHLENAIGKDPNLHKAPKNYEGVRVSGHGGWFLVRLSLHDPVLPLNIEAPNKDDAIKLGLAVLAAVSEFSALDVTALNKFVQQ from the exons ATGGAAG CTGCTCAAGGTGGCAGTGCTGTCTCTTCCTCTGAGAAAGTTGATTTTCTCAAGCTTCAAAATGGCAG TGATATTCGTGGTGTTGCTGTTGCTGGGGTTGAAGGTGAGCCTGTCAACCTCACGGAACCTGCCACTGAAGCTATAGCTGCAGCTTTTGCAGCGTGGCTGTTAAACAAGAAGGAAGCAGATGGATTGAGACGTTTAAGAATCTCTGTTGGACATGACTCACGAATCTCTGCCCATAAATTGCAG AATGCAGTTACTCATGGAATCACTGCAGCTGGACATGATATCCTACAGTTTGG ATTGGCCTCAACACCTGCAATGTTCAACAGTACACTTACAGAAGATGAGAGAAATCATTTACCCGTTGATGGAGCCATAATGATAACAG CGAGCCATCTTCCCTACAATCGAAATGGTCTCAAGTTTTTTACAAGTGATGGTGGGTTAAATAAGGCTGATATCAAAGATATCCTGGAGCGTGCTTCTAAAATATATGAGGAATCTGCACATGGTAAACAGCAAGAACGGGAGGATGCTTCTAGGGGAGTTGTGAATAGTGTGGACTATATGTCAATTTATGCTTCTGATCTTGTACAAGCAGTTCGTAAATCTGCTGGAGACAAAG AAAAACCATTGGAGGGACTGCACATAGTTGTTGATGCAGGCAACGGTGCAGGTGGATTTTTTGTG GATAAGGTACTCAAACCATTAGGAGCTGTCACTACTGGAAGTCAATTCCTGGAGCCTGATG GCTTGTTTCCCAATCACATTCCGAACCCTGAGGACAAAACTGCAATGAAGGCCATTACACAAGCAGTTCTTGATAACAAGGCAGACTTAGGCATCATATTTGATACAGATGTTGATAG GTCTGCTGCTGTTGACTCCAGTGGTCGTGAGTTGAACCGTAACCGATTGATTGCTTTGATGGCTGCCATAGTTATTGAGGAA CATCCAGGAACTACAGTTGTGACGGATAGTGTGACTTCAGATGGGTTGACtgtatttattgaaaataaacttg GAGGGAAACATCACCGTTTCAAGCGAGGGTACAAGAATGTAATAGATGAGGCTATTCGTCTG AATTCTATTAGTGAGGAATCGCATTTGGCCATGGAAACAAGTGGCCATGGAGCGCTGAAAGAGAACCACTGGCTCGATGATGGAGCATACCTTATG GTCAAACTTTTGAATAAACTTGCTGCTGCCAGAACTCTGGATTCAAGTATTGGCAGTAAAGTTTTGACTGATTTGGTTGAGGGCCTTGAGGAAGCTGCTGTGACAGTGGAGATAAGGTTGAAGATTGATCAGAATCATGCAGATTTGAAAGGAGG GTCCTTCCGTGATTATGGGGAAGCAGTTTTGAGACATTTAGAGAATGCTATTGGCAAAGATCCAAATCTCCACAAAGCCCCCAAGAATTATGAAGGC GTAAGAGTTTCAGGGCATGGTGGATGGTTCCTGGTGAGGCTCTCCCTCCATGACCCTGTCCTTCCCTTAAACATTGAG GCACCGAATAAGGATGATGCCATTAAGCTTGGGCTTGCGGTGCTTGCTGCTGTGAGTGAATTCTCAGCACTGGATGTGACGGCATTGAACAAATTCGTGCAGCAGTGA
- the LOC112882171 gene encoding aquaporin PIP2-6: MGKEVDVSTLEAGGARDYADPPPAPLVDIDELGKWSLYRAVIAEFVATLLFLYITVATVIGYKHQTDASASGPDAACGGVGILGIAWAFGGMIFILVYCTAGISGGHINPAVTFGLFLARKVSLVRAILYMAAQCLGAICGVALVKGFQSGFYARYGGGANEVSAGYSTGTGLAAEIIGTFVLVYTVFSATDPKRNARDSHVPVLAPLPIGFAVFMVHLATIPITGTGINPARSLGAAVVYNNNKAWSDQWIFWVGPFIGAAIAALYHQIVLRASARGYGSFRSNA; this comes from the exons ATGGGCAAGGAGGTGGACGTGTCCACTCTGGAGGCCGGCGGCGCTCGCGACTACGCGGACCCGCCACCGGCGCCGCTGGTGGACATCGACGAGCTCGGCAAGTGGTCCCTGTACCGCGCCGTGATCGCCGAGTTCGTGGCCACGCTGCTGTTCCTGTACATCACCGTGGCCACCGTCATCGGGTACAAGCACCAGACGGACGCGTCGGCGTCGGGCCccgacgcggcgtgcggcggcgtgGGCATCCTCGGCATCGCGTGGGCGTTCGGCGGCATGATCTTCATCCTCGTCTACTGCACCGCCGGCATCTCCGGCGGCCACATCAACCCGGCCGTGACATTCGGGCTCTTCCTGGCGCGCAAGGTGTCCCTGGTGCGCGCGATCCTGTACATGGCCGCGCAGTGCCTGGGCGCCATCTGCGGCGTCGCGCTCGTCAAGGGCTTCCAGAGCGGCTTCTACGCGCGCTACGGTGGCGGCGCCAACGAGGTCAGCGCCGGGTACTCCACCGGCACGGGGCTCGCCGCCGAGATCATCGGCACCTTCGTGCTCGTCTACACCGTCTTCTCCGCCACCGACCCCAAGCGCAACGCCCGCGACTCCCACGTTCCG GTGCTGGCGCCCCTGCCAATCGGGTTCGCGGTGTTCATGGTGCACCTTGCCACGATCCCGATCACCGGCACGGGGATCAACCCGGCGAGGAGCCTCGGCGCCGCCGTCGTgtacaacaacaacaaggccTGGAGCGACCAG TGGATCTTCTGGGTGGGTCCGTTCATCGGCGCTGCGATCGCGGCGCTGTACCACCAGATCGTCCTCCGCGCCAGCGCCAGGGGCTACGGCTCCTTCCGGAGCAACGCCTAG
- the LOC112880735 gene encoding aquaporin PIP2-6: MGKEVDVSTLEAGGARDYADPPPAPLVDIDELGKWSLYRAVIAEFVATLLFLYITVATVIGYKHQTDASASGPDAACGGVGILGIAWAFGGMIFILVYCTAGISGGHINPAVTFGLFLARKVSLVRAILYMAAQCLGAICGVALVKGFQSGFYARYGGGANEVSAGYSTGTGLAAEIIGTFVLVYTVFSATDPKRNARDSHVPVLAPLPIGFAVFMVHLATIPITGTGINPARSLGAAVVYNNNKAWSDQWIFWVGPFIGAAIAALYHQIVLRASARGYGSFRSNA, translated from the exons ATGGGCAAGGAGGTCGACGTGTCCACTCTGGAGGCCGGCGGCGCCCGTGACTACGCggacccgccgccggcgccgctggTGGACATCGACGAGCTCGGCAAGTGGTCCCTGTACCGCGCCGTGATCGCCGAGTTCGTGGCCACGCTGCTGTTCCTGTACATCACGGTGGCGACGGTAATCGGGTACAAGCACCAGACGGACGCGTCGGCGTCGGGCCccgacgcggcgtgcggcggcgtcGGCATCCTCGGCATCGCGTGGGCCTTCGGCGGTATGATCTTCATCCTCGTCTACTGCACCGCCGGCATCTCCGGCGGCCACATCAACCCGGCGGTCACCTTCGGCCTGTTCCTGGCGCGCAAGGTGTCCCTGGTGCGCGCGATCCTGTACATGGCCGCGCAGTGCCTGGGCGCCATCTGCGGCGTCGCGCTCGTCAAGGGCTTCCAGAGCGGCTTCTACGCGCGCTACGGTGGCGGCGCCAACGAGGTCAGCGCCGGGTACTCCACCGGCACGGGGCTCGCCGCCGAGATCATCGGCACCTTCGTGCTCGTCTACACCGTCTTCTCCGCCACCGACCCCAAGCGCAACGCCCGCGACTCCCACGTTCCG GTGCTGGCGCCCCTGCCAATCGGGTTCGCGGTGTTCATGGTGCACCTTGCCACGATCCCGATCACCGGCACGGGGATCAACCCGGCGAGGAGCCTCGGCGCCGCCGTCGTgtacaacaacaacaaggccTGGAGCGACCAG TGGATCTTCTGGGTGGGTCCGTTCATCGGCGCCGCGATCGCGGCGCTGTACCACCAGATCGTCCTCCGCGCCAGCGCCAGGGGGTACGGCTCCTTCCGGAGCAACGCCTAG
- the LOC112881507 gene encoding uncharacterized protein LOC112881507 isoform X1, whose protein sequence is MEALSAKTIKNAFLAQHHPRTRHGTRYHSGFCSLNTRSMHSFQECRLSVADSSAKWLNTTTTPWTSFDKQAVSCNAAQGGSAVSSSEKVDFLKLQNGSDIRGVAVAGVEGEPVNLTEPATEAIAAAFAAWLLNKKEADGLRRLRISVGHDSRISAHKLQNAVTHGITAAGHDILQFGLASTPAMFNSTLTEDERNHLPVDGAIMITASHLPYNRNGLKFFTSDGGLNKADIKDILERASKIYEESAHGKQQEREDASRGVVNSVDYMSIYASDLVQAVRKSAGDKEKPLEGLHIVVDAGNGAGGFFVDKVLKPLGAVTTGSQFLEPDGLFPNHIPNPEDKTAMKAITQAVLDNKADLGIIFDTDVDRSAAVDSSGRELNRNRLIALMAAIVIEEHPGTTVVTDSVTSDGLTVFIENKLGGKHHRFKRGYKNVIDEAIRLNSISEESHLAMETSGHGALKENHWLDDGAYLMVKLLNKLAAARTLDSSIGSKVLTDLVEGLEEAAVTVEIRLKIDQNHADLKGGSFRDYGEAVLRHLENAIGKDPNLHKAPKNYEGVRVSGHGGWFLVRLSLHDPVLPLNIEAPNKDDAIKLGLAVLAAVSEFSALDVTALNKFVQQ, encoded by the exons ATGGAAG CATTATCAGCGAAGACCATAAAAAATGCATTCTTGGCACAACATCACCCACGGACTAGGCATGGTACAAGATATCACAGTGGCTTTTGTTCCCTCAATACCCGCAGCATGCATTCCTTCCAGGAATGTAGATTGTCAGTGGCTGATTCTTCAGCCAAATGGTTAAATACCACAACGACACCATGGACTAGCTTCGACAAACAAGCAGTTAGCTGCAATG CTGCTCAAGGTGGCAGTGCTGTCTCTTCCTCTGAGAAAGTTGATTTTCTCAAGCTTCAAAATGGCAG TGATATTCGTGGTGTTGCTGTTGCTGGGGTTGAAGGTGAGCCTGTCAACCTCACGGAACCTGCCACTGAAGCTATAGCTGCAGCTTTTGCAGCGTGGCTGTTAAACAAGAAGGAAGCAGATGGATTGAGACGTTTAAGAATCTCTGTTGGACATGACTCACGAATCTCTGCCCATAAATTGCAG AATGCAGTTACTCATGGAATCACTGCAGCTGGACATGATATCCTACAGTTTGG ATTGGCCTCAACACCTGCAATGTTCAACAGTACACTTACAGAAGATGAGAGAAATCATTTACCCGTTGATGGAGCCATAATGATAACAG CGAGCCATCTTCCCTACAATCGAAATGGTCTCAAGTTTTTTACAAGTGATGGTGGGTTAAATAAGGCTGATATCAAAGATATCCTGGAGCGTGCTTCTAAAATATATGAGGAATCTGCACATGGTAAACAGCAAGAACGGGAGGATGCTTCTAGGGGAGTTGTGAATAGTGTGGACTATATGTCAATTTATGCTTCTGATCTTGTACAAGCAGTTCGTAAATCTGCTGGAGACAAAG AAAAACCATTGGAGGGACTGCACATAGTTGTTGATGCAGGCAACGGTGCAGGTGGATTTTTTGTG GATAAGGTACTCAAACCATTAGGAGCTGTCACTACTGGAAGTCAATTCCTGGAGCCTGATG GCTTGTTTCCCAATCACATTCCGAACCCTGAGGACAAAACTGCAATGAAGGCCATTACACAAGCAGTTCTTGATAACAAGGCAGACTTAGGCATCATATTTGATACAGATGTTGATAG GTCTGCTGCTGTTGACTCCAGTGGTCGTGAGTTGAACCGTAACCGATTGATTGCTTTGATGGCTGCCATAGTTATTGAGGAA CATCCAGGAACTACAGTTGTGACGGATAGTGTGACTTCAGATGGGTTGACtgtatttattgaaaataaacttg GAGGGAAACATCACCGTTTCAAGCGAGGGTACAAGAATGTAATAGATGAGGCTATTCGTCTG AATTCTATTAGTGAGGAATCGCATTTGGCCATGGAAACAAGTGGCCATGGAGCGCTGAAAGAGAACCACTGGCTCGATGATGGAGCATACCTTATG GTCAAACTTTTGAATAAACTTGCTGCTGCCAGAACTCTGGATTCAAGTATTGGCAGTAAAGTTTTGACTGATTTGGTTGAGGGCCTTGAGGAAGCTGCTGTGACAGTGGAGATAAGGTTGAAGATTGATCAGAATCATGCAGATTTGAAAGGAGG GTCCTTCCGTGATTATGGGGAAGCAGTTTTGAGACATTTAGAGAATGCTATTGGCAAAGATCCAAATCTCCACAAAGCCCCCAAGAATTATGAAGGC GTAAGAGTTTCAGGGCATGGTGGATGGTTCCTGGTGAGGCTCTCCCTCCATGACCCTGTCCTTCCCTTAAACATTGAG GCACCGAATAAGGATGATGCCATTAAGCTTGGGCTTGCGGTGCTTGCTGCTGTGAGTGAATTCTCAGCACTGGATGTGACGGCATTGAACAAATTCGTGCAGCAGTGA